GTTCTCCTGAACGCAGGAGGATTTCGATGGCTGTGAACAGGATGAAACCTGCAATGCCGAGGGCGCCGACAGCTTCGTATTTGCGATGCCCGTAGGGATGATCGCGATCGGGCCGTGGATCGGAGAGTTTGTTGGTGACCAGGCCCGTGAGGCTGGAGAGGGCGTCGGTGGCGCTGTGCATGGCATCCGCAATCACCGCCAGGGATCCACTCATCACCCCCACCAGAAGCTTCAGAAGCGACATGGTGATGTTCAGGCCCAGGGCCACCATGAGAACCCTGCGAACCCCCTGGCGGTTGTCGACCATCGGGATGGGATGACTGTGTGTCACGGCTGAACCTGGCCTGTTCCCAAGTTATGGAGAAGTCTTCCCTCTGGCCTGAAGTCCTGGATTCAGGTGTTGGGTTGAGCTAAGAAGGGCCACTGGTACGACAGACCCTCTGTTGAAACTTCCGGCTTCATTGCCAGACCTGGTGGTGTCACCGACGTCGCTGTTGCGGCCGCTGGCTGTGGCTGGAGTCGGGCTGCTTGCCGGACAGTGGTTGATCAGTGATGTCATGCATGTCCCTGGCGGAGGACTGGGTCTCCTGGCGGCTGGTGGTGTGGTGATCTGGCTCGGCCGCAAGCCAAGCCAGCCCCGTTTTGCGGCTCCGGTCTCGCTGGACGGTTGGATTAATCGATGTCAGGACGTGCTGGATCAGTTCGCGCGTTTTGAGCAGCAACCATCCGCCGATCTGGCCCGTCGCTCTGACTTGAAGGCGGTTGTGGATCGCACTGGCCCTGTGCGAATGGCCATGGTCACCCTGGGGTCTCCTCAGGGCCCAGACCAAGAGGACCTCAGCCGCTCTCTTGCAGGCCCTGTGCCGCTGACCCTGTCGTTGTGCCATCCCCTGATCACCGACGACGGCAGCCGCAGCTGGCCCCGCGGGCTTGTGGATCAAGATCTGATCCTCTTCATCCTGAACGCGCCACTGCTGGCCTCAGATCTGCTTTGGCTTCAGCAGGTGCCGGACAATCAACCCGCCTGGCTGCTCGTGGCTTCCGACGCGCAGGAACCGTCGACCGATGCTCTTGCTTCTCTCAGGGATGATCTCCCCGCACGCTGGCGAGAGCGGACCCTGCTTCTGGATCCGTCGATGACACTGCGCACAGCCTTGGCTCCTCTGCGCCGCTCCTTGAAACAGGCGTCTACCGAGACGCGGCCGCGGCTTTTGGCTGATCTCCACCGGCGATGGCAGCGCGACTTGGAGTCGCTTCGGCGTGATCGTTTTCTCCAGGTCCAGCAGCGCACCCAATGGGTGGTTGCCGGTTCTGTGTTGGCCTCCCCCGTCCCCAGCCTCGATCTTCTTGCCGTCGCGGTGGCCAACGGGTTGATGATCAAGGAGATGGGAGAGATCTGGGGGACGTCCCTCCAGCCGGATGTGCTCCGGGAAGCTGCGACGCAACTGGCGCGGGTGGCTCTCGCCCAGGGCGTGGTGGAGTGGACCGGACAAACCTTGCTGGGTCTGGCCAAGCTGGATGGCGGGAGCTGGCTCATCGCTGGCGCGATGCAGGCCCTTAGTGCGGCTTATCTCACCCGTGTGGTGGGACGTTCCATGGCGGATTGGTTGGCGATCAACGCTGGTGTCGATGAGCTTGATCTTGCGGCGCTGAAGCAGCAAGCCCCGCTGTTGGTGGCCCGGGCCGCAGAAGAGGAGCGGATGAACTGGAACGGCTTCGTACAGCAATCACGGGATTGGCTGCTTCACGCAGCTTCATGAATGCTTCATGAAGGGCTTAATGAAGTTTGTTTGAGACCTGATTCTGATTGTTTAGATCTCATGTAACGGAAAGTTCCGTCCATAAGCTTGTTCCACCTATCCCTTTTTTGGGAAAGGTTCATCCGTCTTCCTTCTCTTCTATGTCCACCGCAATTCGCAGCGGACGCCAGAGCAATTGGGAATCCTTCTGCGACTGGGTAACCAGCACCGATAACCGCATTTATGTCGGTTGGTTCGGTGTGCTGATGATTCCCTGCCTGCTGGCAGCCACCATCTGCTTCATCATTGCCTTCATCGCCGCACCTCCGGTCGATATCGATGGCATCCGTGAGCCTGTTGCAGGCTCATTCATCTACGGAAACAACATCATTTCTGGTGCTGTTGTTCCTTCCTCCAACGCCATTGGCCTGCACTTCTACCCCATCTGGGAAGCGGCCTCTCTCGATGAGTGGCTGTACAACGGCGGTCCTTACCAGCTGGTTGTCTTCCACTTCCTGATCGGCATCTCTGCCTACATGGGGCGTCAGTGGGAACTCTCCTACCGCCTGGGCATGCGCCCCTGGATCTGCGTTGCCTACAGCGCACCGCTGTCAGCGGCTTTCGCCGTGTTCCTGGTCTATCCCTTCGGTCAGGGTTCCTTCTCTGACGGCATGCCCCTGGGCATCTCTGGCACCTTCAACTTCATGTTGGTGTTCCAGGCCGAGCACAACATCCTGATGCACCCCTTCCACATGTTGGGCGTCGCAGGTGTCTTCGGCGGCAGCTTGTTCTCCGCCATGCACGGCTCCCTGGTGACCTCCTCCCTGGTGCGTGAAACCACCGAGAGCGAGTCCCAGAACTACGGCTACAAGTTTGGCCAAGAGGAAGAGACCTACAACATCGTGGCTGCCCACGGTTACTTCGGTCGCCTGATCTTCCAATACGCCTCCTTCAACAACAGCCGTAGCCTTCACTTCTTCCTGGGTGCCTGGCCTGTTGTCGGCATCTGGTTTACGTCCATGGGCGTATCAACCATGGCCTTCAACCTGAACGGCTTCAACTTCAACCAGTCCATCCTTGATGGTCAGGGCCGTGTTGTGAACACCTGGGCTGACATGGTGAACCGTGCCGGCCTCGGCATGGAAGTGATGCACGAGCGCAACGCTCACAACTTCCCCCTCGACCTGGCAACTGTTGAGTCCACTCCTGTGGCTCTTCAGGCTCCCGCCATCGGTTGATCTGGAATCAACCTGTTCCATGCGGAACAGCAAAAACGATTCAGATCAACTGAATCGGAAAGCCCCCTCCTCGGAGGGGGCTTTTTGTGTCTGATTGTGCTGGGTTTGAAACGCTTCAGGCACCCTCTGGGCACCAGCCGATCTCCCTTTCCAGTCGCCGCATCCACTGGTGACAGCGGTGATCAAGGTGTGATCCCTGGGGGAGAAGTTGTTGATGGTATGCGCAGGCTGGCTGGGTGACTCCTGCCTCGGAAAGGGTGTGTTCAAAGTGCTGGCAGGTCAGGCAGACCATGAGGGATCGGCTGGGTCGGAGCTGACCTGCGCCCATCGGTGGCAAGCTGCTCGGCAAGGGAATGCGGGCGGTCGGCATGGGTGAGCTGTAGTAACTCTGTACTACTCGCTTCGCATGGAACTGTCAACGTGCTGGTGCTGGTGCGGCAGTTTTGGGGAGAATGGGGGAATGAGTGAGTCCCGACCCACCCTCCAGTTCGACCTGGATCTCGAAGCTGTTCGCCTGCTTCACCGCTCCGTGAGTTTTCATCTTGAGAAATGGCCCGGCGGGCCGGATCCGCAGGAGCAGGAAGCTCTGCAAACGATGAAGACCCTGCTCACGGCAGCGTTACTGGAGTTCAGCTTGGATCAGGACGGTTAGCGCTAAGACCCGCGCTCTTCACTCGTCTTCATGGAATCGGCGACAGCAATCCATCGGCGATCTACAACTCATGCAGTCGGTTGAGAACGCCATGGAGCAACAGCAGGCTGGAACATGGGATGCGGTTGAGGCATGTCTGGAGTGCATCACCACCTGTTCGGTTGATGATGGTGAGTGTGTGACCACCTGTGTTCGCACCCATCTTGGTGAGGAGGAAGAGCTGTGGACGAGCAGTCTTTGTCTCTGATCTGGCCCGTTGAGCTTTCACTCTGAGCTGTCACCCTGAGCTGTCCTGTGGGTTGGTTGATCGCCATTGCAATCGTCCTGCTGCTGTCCTGGCTGGGATGGCGGTGGAATCAACTTGAGTGTGCAGAGGATCGCTCTGTCAGCGGCCGATTGGTGAAGCGCCTGCGTCGTCATTCACGACGACGAAAGCACCATCACTGAGATCCGTGATCTCTGCAGATGTGCCCATCGTTCCAGCTCCAGATCCATGGAGCTGTTGCTCGTGCTTGGCGGAGCACCTCCTGTTCTTCAAGGCTGACGGGGATGAATTCCGTTCTGTAATCAAATCCGTGATCTCGCATGGACTGGTTCAGAACCAGGCTGCCTTCGTTGCTGGACACTGAGCGGTGGTACGTCCCGATAGGGATTTGGAGGGCACCCATCGCTCGAATCAAATGAATGACGTGGTGGGGGTGCTCCCAGGCTGGATTGAGCAGTGTGAAGGTCCGGGACCCTTCCAGCACCAAGTTGTTGTCAACTTGATGACGGTGCACGTAGTACTGCTCTGACCCGTCTTGATCGGGAGGGGACGTGGCGTTGCCATGGTGGGCGACAACATCAGTGCCATTGCTTCCAGGAACCCCAGCATCAAAGAACGTGACCGATGGGGTTTCTCGGAAGACATGAATCGGCAGGAAGTGAAGCCTCATCGTTCCTCCTCAGGCTCTACTTATGACCGCTTTAAACCCGTCTTTGGATCGATGCGGATGCTCAGCACCAGATCAAATCAATCGTCATGGATGGCTCCAGATTTCGTTTCACAGGGCAGTCATTCACAACCCGCTTGAACAACTGAACCTGTTCCTCTGACAACTCTTTCGGAAGGGTGATCCATGCCCGAAGTGTTTCGATCCTGCGGGGACCCGATTGGCTCATGATTTTTTCAACCGATGCCTCTGCGTTGGTGACCGCCCAATTCCGGCGTTTGGCTGTGATTCCGATCACCGTCAAGACACAGGTGCCAAGAGCAGTGGCCAACAAATCTGTTGGTGAAAAGCTTTTTCCACGACCGTCATGATCAGGCGGAGCATCGGTGCTCAGCGTCACACCAGAGGGCCCATGTTCGGCTGAACAGTTCAGATTGCCGTTGTAGCGGCAGGAGATGCGCGTCATCAAGGCACTAACTTTGCTCAGGCCGCTGGCATCCGGCATCCCAGCTGAATCGTGCCTTCGTCGATCAACCGGCCGAGTCGCTGTGCGACGGCTTCCTCGGTTCGCGTGAATTGATCTTGTCGGTTGGTCACCCACGCCATTTCGCCGTTGGTGATCACCCCGGTGGACATGGCTTCCAGAAACAGTTCTCCGAGAGTCATGGCAATCATGCTGTTGGAATCACGTTGATGAGACTCCCAGGGGGGTGCATGACCTGCTCACCTTTCTTCATGGCAAAGGATGGTCTGAAGGGCCTGGTTGATCTGATCGTTGAGGCGTGAGCTGGCGGGATTGAGGCAAATCAAGCTTGTGAATCCCTCTCTTGTATCGGGTCTGTCAGGAGGGATGGTCAACGTTTGGTGCATCGCACGAATCACTGGTTCAGGAACCTGCCGTTGACGGGACCGGTTCCAGGCAAGGCATTGGTCCAACGGTGTTTGCAGCCACCAGCCGAACCACTGCAGTCGCCGTGCCCCCATGGGTTTTTGCATCAACCGCCTGCGCCAGCTGGCGTGCCCATGGGTCGCATCCACAAGAACGTTCTCGCCAGCAGCACAGGCGCTCTCGATGGCCCCATGGAGCAGGGGCTCAAGTTCACACCAGGGACCCTGAACGCCAGCGTCCCCCCACAGTTGCTGCCTCAGGGCGTCGCTGGACACCACCCGCGCGCGGAGAAACGGAGCGAGGGTGGAGGCAAGAGTGGATTTCCCACTGCCTGGTGGGCCGATGAACAGATGCCCTTGCTGTGCTGTTTCAGGCAACGAACCGTTTGTACAGCCATCGCACCAGCCCACCAATCACAGGCACAGGCGCAAACGTGGGGCCGACGAAATCGAAATAATCGCGGTGATCCCCGATTTTTCCGTCTGGATTGAATCTGAGCCGGGTTGTGCCGGGATAGATGAACTCAATTCCCTTGATTTTTAAGCCCATGCGCCATTCAACAAAGGCCATCTGATCGTTCACTGCTATGGCTTCGGTTTCCAGGAAAACGTCATCGCAGCGCTGCATCAGGCCCTCCTGAGCAAGGATGTAAGCATCAATTCCCTGTCGTTCCTGAGTTGGGTCGGTGAAGTGAACGTCATCGGCGTAAACCGCCTTCCATTGCGCAGCCGTGGGGCCGGGTGTTCCGTATGGCTTGGTGAACAGGGCACGGATCTGTTCCGCGTTCAGCGGGGGTTGGAGCATGGGAGGTGTTGTCATCAGAAGTCGGCGCCCACCTGAGCTGTGATGGTGTTGTTCACCTGCGGAGTGCTCATGCTTTGATAAATCGATTGAATCCGCAGTGTTGTGAACAACTTGCTGTTCACGGCGGGGTAGTAGCGGACCTCAGCGGTCAGGGTGTTGCCAGGTTGAACTTCGGTTGCCCAGACCGTTGTGAACTGGTTTTGAAGTCCGAAATGCAGGGTTGGCAATGGTTTCCAGCTGAGGTCTGCGGTGAGCGATGCGCCGCCATAGGTGTTGCCGCAATACGTGTCGCTGGCACAGGTCATTCCTCCTCCGCTCCACTGCACCGCAGGCCCGATGGACACTGTGAAATCAGTTGTTTCTGACTTCAACAGTGGGAAGGCCACACCGATGTTTCCCAGAACGGTGTTGACCCCGGAGTCATTGGTGCCGTTGAACTGGTAGCTGCTCAGAGCAAACAAATCGAGGTTGGATCCAATGGGCTTGTCGTATCGCAGTTCCGCAGACCCTTTCTCCGTATCGATGGAGAGTGCCTCTCCCGAATCCTTCGATTTGCTGGCGTTGAAACTGCCACTCAACGACAGCTTCTGCTGTTCATCGTTGTAGCGGGTTTTTCCGGTGAAGCTGACTGACATGGAGCTGTCGCCGTCCTTCTCATTGCCGATGAGACCTGCAGAGAGAGAGCTTGTCCAGAGAGGTTTGGCTTTAGCCGGTTTTAGTTGCTCTGCGGTGAGTTCCAAACGGCCCAGCTGGGGGTGGTCCAGCACCGTGGTTCCATCGTCCGGAGTCTGCTCAATCAACGTGCCGTGAATTTTGTCGCCGTTGCGCAGGGTCAACGTGACGGTTTCGGCCCAGCTCAGGCTGGGGAACATGCCGAGGGTCAGCAGTCCAGCGGTGGCGAGAA
The Synechococcus sp. PROS-U-1 DNA segment above includes these coding regions:
- a CDS encoding nuclear transport factor 2 family protein: MTTPPMLQPPLNAEQIRALFTKPYGTPGPTAAQWKAVYADDVHFTDPTQERQGIDAYILAQEGLMQRCDDVFLETEAIAVNDQMAFVEWRMGLKIKGIEFIYPGTTRLRFNPDGKIGDHRDYFDFVGPTFAPVPVIGGLVRWLYKRFVA
- a CDS encoding galactose oxidase, producing the protein MPTARIPLPSSLPPMGAGQLRPSRSLMVCLTCQHFEHTLSEAGVTQPACAYHQQLLPQGSHLDHRCHQWMRRLEREIGWCPEGA
- a CDS encoding DUF481 domain-containing protein, coding for MRRFLATAGLLTLGMFPSLSWAETVTLTLRNGDKIHGTLIEQTPDDGTTVLDHPQLGRLELTAEQLKPAKAKPLWTSSLSAGLIGNEKDGDSSMSVSFTGKTRYNDEQQKLSLSGSFNASKSKDSGEALSIDTEKGSAELRYDKPIGSNLDLFALSSYQFNGTNDSGVNTVLGNIGVAFPLLKSETTDFTVSIGPAVQWSGGGMTCASDTYCGNTYGGASLTADLSWKPLPTLHFGLQNQFTTVWATEVQPGNTLTAEVRYYPAVNSKLFTTLRIQSIYQSMSTPQVNNTITAQVGADF
- a CDS encoding OsmC family protein, with product MTRISCRYNGNLNCSAEHGPSGVTLSTDAPPDHDGRGKSFSPTDLLATALGTCVLTVIGITAKRRNWAVTNAEASVEKIMSQSGPRRIETLRAWITLPKELSEEQVQLFKRVVNDCPVKRNLEPSMTIDLIWC
- a CDS encoding ATP-binding protein, whose amino-acid sequence is MPETAQQGHLFIGPPGSGKSTLASTLAPFLRARVVSSDALRQQLWGDAGVQGPWCELEPLLHGAIESACAAGENVLVDATHGHASWRRRLMQKPMGARRLQWFGWWLQTPLDQCLAWNRSRQRQVPEPVIRAMHQTLTIPPDRPDTREGFTSLICLNPASSRLNDQINQALQTILCHEER
- a CDS encoding YcjF family protein, producing MKLPASLPDLVVSPTSLLRPLAVAGVGLLAGQWLISDVMHVPGGGLGLLAAGGVVIWLGRKPSQPRFAAPVSLDGWINRCQDVLDQFARFEQQPSADLARRSDLKAVVDRTGPVRMAMVTLGSPQGPDQEDLSRSLAGPVPLTLSLCHPLITDDGSRSWPRGLVDQDLILFILNAPLLASDLLWLQQVPDNQPAWLLVASDAQEPSTDALASLRDDLPARWRERTLLLDPSMTLRTALAPLRRSLKQASTETRPRLLADLHRRWQRDLESLRRDRFLQVQQRTQWVVAGSVLASPVPSLDLLAVAVANGLMIKEMGEIWGTSLQPDVLREAATQLARVALAQGVVEWTGQTLLGLAKLDGGSWLIAGAMQALSAAYLTRVVGRSMADWLAINAGVDELDLAALKQQAPLLVARAAEEERMNWNGFVQQSRDWLLHAAS
- a CDS encoding hemagglutinin, with the translated sequence MRLHFLPIHVFRETPSVTFFDAGVPGSNGTDVVAHHGNATSPPDQDGSEQYYVHRHQVDNNLVLEGSRTFTLLNPAWEHPHHVIHLIRAMGALQIPIGTYHRSVSSNEGSLVLNQSMRDHGFDYRTEFIPVSLEEQEVLRQARATAPWIWSWNDGHICRDHGSQ
- the psbA gene encoding photosystem II q(b) protein — encoded protein: MSTAIRSGRQSNWESFCDWVTSTDNRIYVGWFGVLMIPCLLAATICFIIAFIAAPPVDIDGIREPVAGSFIYGNNIISGAVVPSSNAIGLHFYPIWEAASLDEWLYNGGPYQLVVFHFLIGISAYMGRQWELSYRLGMRPWICVAYSAPLSAAFAVFLVYPFGQGSFSDGMPLGISGTFNFMLVFQAEHNILMHPFHMLGVAGVFGGSLFSAMHGSLVTSSLVRETTESESQNYGYKFGQEEETYNIVAAHGYFGRLIFQYASFNNSRSLHFFLGAWPVVGIWFTSMGVSTMAFNLNGFNFNQSILDGQGRVVNTWADMVNRAGLGMEVMHERNAHNFPLDLATVESTPVALQAPAIG